The following coding sequences lie in one Peribacillus frigoritolerans genomic window:
- a CDS encoding DUF2524 family protein, with the protein MATRQSVDHFLEQCEGALHFAEFEFNEASRQEHYDDEQFQNSQRYIEEALTDMERLYASSNDQQREMLSRMKQQLNQLRNEMTLLRH; encoded by the coding sequence ATGGCAACCAGACAATCCGTCGATCATTTTTTAGAGCAATGTGAAGGTGCTCTCCATTTTGCAGAGTTTGAATTCAACGAGGCCTCACGGCAGGAGCATTATGATGATGAACAATTTCAAAATTCGCAAAGGTATATCGAAGAGGCTTTGACGGATATGGAACGATTGTATGCCAGTTCGAATGACCAGCAACGGGAAATGCTTTCGCGGATGAAGCAGCAGTTGAATCAATTGAGGAATGAAATGACTTTACTGCGACATTAA
- a CDS encoding SMI1/KNR4 family protein: protein MTGQVEEAINQMKKKLAENNQVIEENEDGFIYKATCTFNSPASDEQIHSFEKKTGLLLPEDYKEFLKITNGCRLFETRESGGENDLYSLDDIINYTYENSYEGCYKVACIYQDNIVIDGEAVAKGDKEYLMVKGHIDDFEEGEKLHMGFAEWIEQFISHQGEKFWDKG from the coding sequence ATGACCGGTCAAGTTGAAGAAGCGATTAATCAAATGAAAAAGAAATTAGCCGAAAATAATCAGGTGATCGAAGAAAATGAAGATGGATTCATATACAAAGCCACTTGCACCTTCAATTCACCTGCTTCGGATGAACAAATTCATTCCTTTGAAAAGAAAACCGGACTGCTTCTGCCCGAGGATTATAAGGAGTTTTTAAAAATAACCAATGGATGCCGTCTGTTCGAAACACGAGAATCGGGCGGGGAAAATGATTTATACAGCCTGGATGATATTATTAATTACACATATGAAAATTCCTACGAGGGATGCTATAAAGTGGCCTGCATTTATCAAGATAATATCGTCATTGATGGGGAAGCCGTCGCTAAAGGCGATAAGGAGTATTTAATGGTAAAAGGCCATATCGATGATTTTGAAGAAGGCGAGAAACTCCACATGGGTTTTGCCGAATGGATTGAGCAATTCATTTCCCATCAAGGTGAAAAGTTTTGGGATAAAGGTTGA
- a CDS encoding TIGR01212 family radical SAM protein (This family includes YhcC from E. coli K-12, an uncharacterized radical SAM protein.) encodes MNQANPFIYATDNKRYHTWNYHLREHFGHKVFKVALDGGFDCPNRDGTVAHGGCTFCSASGSGDFAGNRVEPLDVQFKKISERMHHKWKDGKYMAYFQAFTNTHAPVEELREKYESVLTQEGVVGLSIATRPDCLPDDVVEYLAELNERTYLWVELGLQTVHEKTATMINRAHDFDSYKEGVDKLRKHGIRICSHIINGLPQEDYGMMLETAREVAKLDVQGIKIHLLHLLKGTPMVKQYEKGLLEFLDRDDYVSLVCDQLEIIPPEMIVHRITGDGPIDLMIGPMWSVNKWDVLNAIDAELKRRNSWQGKNHHTEVQS; translated from the coding sequence TTGAATCAGGCAAACCCGTTTATATATGCAACGGATAACAAACGATATCATACATGGAATTACCACCTGAGGGAACATTTTGGACATAAGGTTTTTAAAGTTGCCCTGGATGGCGGCTTTGACTGCCCGAACCGTGATGGCACCGTCGCACATGGCGGCTGTACCTTCTGCAGTGCCTCAGGCTCTGGTGACTTTGCGGGCAACAGGGTTGAACCCCTCGACGTCCAGTTTAAGAAGATCAGCGAACGGATGCATCACAAATGGAAAGATGGAAAATATATGGCCTATTTCCAAGCGTTCACGAATACGCATGCCCCAGTGGAAGAACTTCGCGAGAAATATGAAAGTGTATTGACCCAGGAGGGTGTCGTCGGTCTCTCCATTGCGACACGTCCGGATTGCCTTCCAGATGATGTAGTCGAGTATTTAGCCGAATTGAACGAACGGACCTACCTTTGGGTGGAGCTGGGTCTCCAGACAGTTCATGAAAAGACCGCGACGATGATCAACCGTGCCCATGACTTCGATAGCTACAAAGAAGGCGTCGATAAACTGCGGAAACATGGGATCCGCATATGCTCCCATATCATCAATGGCCTTCCTCAGGAAGATTACGGCATGATGCTGGAAACAGCCCGGGAAGTTGCCAAACTCGATGTGCAGGGGATAAAGATCCATTTACTTCATTTATTAAAAGGGACACCGATGGTCAAACAATACGAAAAAGGCCTGCTCGAGTTTCTTGACCGTGACGATTATGTCAGCCTGGTATGTGACCAGCTGGAAATAATCCCTCCAGAAATGATCGTTCACCGCATTACGGGTGACGGTCCGATCGATTTGATGATCGGTCCAATGTGGAGCGTCAATAAATGGGATGTCTTGAACGCCATTGATGCCGAATTGAAACGCCGTAACAGCTGGCAAGGAAAAAATCATCATACGGAGGTACAATCATGA
- a CDS encoding class I SAM-dependent methyltransferase produces the protein MKLDRILPFARILLEKAVHPGDITIDCTMGNGFDTVFLAGLTGENGHVYSFDIQKEAIQTTAAKLKAENLQECCTLIHDGHQHLSKYIGKEHSGKVTGAILNLGYLPGGDKSIITQADTTISAIEQLFELLAPEGIIILVIYHGHPGGSAERDALMDYVQNFPQQKAHILKYGFINQSNNPPFIVAIEKR, from the coding sequence ATGAAGCTTGACCGAATTTTGCCATTCGCCAGGATTCTGCTTGAAAAAGCGGTCCATCCCGGGGATATAACCATTGATTGCACGATGGGCAACGGTTTTGATACGGTCTTTCTTGCAGGACTTACAGGTGAAAACGGGCATGTCTATAGTTTTGATATTCAGAAAGAAGCGATCCAAACCACAGCGGCGAAACTAAAGGCCGAGAATTTACAAGAGTGCTGCACCCTCATTCACGATGGGCATCAACATTTGAGCAAATACATCGGGAAAGAGCATTCCGGAAAGGTCACGGGTGCCATATTAAACCTGGGCTACCTTCCTGGCGGTGACAAATCAATCATCACCCAAGCCGATACGACGATATCAGCCATTGAACAGCTATTCGAACTGCTGGCGCCTGAAGGCATCATCATCCTCGTCATTTACCATGGTCATCCAGGGGGATCGGCAGAACGGGATGCATTGATGGATTATGTACAGAACTTCCCTCAACAGAAAGCCCATATCCTGAAATACGGGTTCATCAACCAATCAAACAATCCGCCATTCATTGTCGCGATTGAAAAGAGATGA
- a CDS encoding alpha/beta hydrolase: protein MWKWETEGDAKGVIVIIHGAMEHHGRYKWVTQMWLSAGYHVVMGDLPGQGMTTRAYRGHIDSFDEYLDEVKSWIEEAYEYSLPVFLLGHSMGGLISIRLLQEEEWDIAGVILSSPCLGLVTKPPKFLTTISHGLNIVMPKFRVESGLTPEMATRSAEIRESDRNDTLYITRVSVRWYRELAQAMKDAFEEIPEFQDVPLLVMQGGDDRVVNKKAVREWFNYNLASEKQYKEWPKLYHEIFNEPERDDVFQYALSFVENRLKILGYVV from the coding sequence ATGTGGAAATGGGAGACAGAAGGAGACGCAAAGGGCGTCATTGTCATCATTCATGGGGCAATGGAACATCACGGACGTTATAAGTGGGTAACACAAATGTGGCTTTCGGCTGGATACCATGTCGTCATGGGCGACCTTCCTGGGCAGGGTATGACTACTCGCGCCTACCGGGGACATATCGATTCCTTTGATGAGTATTTGGACGAAGTGAAAAGCTGGATAGAAGAGGCTTACGAATATTCGTTGCCGGTCTTTTTACTTGGACACAGCATGGGTGGTTTGATTTCGATACGCCTTCTTCAGGAAGAGGAATGGGACATTGCAGGGGTAATTCTTTCTTCTCCATGCTTGGGCCTCGTGACGAAGCCGCCGAAGTTCCTTACAACCATCTCGCATGGTTTGAACATCGTGATGCCTAAGTTCAGGGTTGAATCTGGATTGACACCTGAAATGGCGACGAGAAGCGCAGAAATCCGTGAATCCGATAGAAACGATACATTATATATCACAAGGGTTTCGGTTCGCTGGTATCGCGAGCTTGCACAGGCTATGAAGGATGCTTTTGAAGAGATTCCTGAATTTCAGGATGTGCCGCTTTTGGTCATGCAGGGTGGAGATGACCGAGTCGTGAACAAGAAGGCGGTTCGTGAGTGGTTTAATTATAACTTGGCCAGTGAAAAGCAATATAAGGAATGGCCGAAGCTATATCATGAAATCTTCAATGAACCAGAGCGTGATGATGTATTTCAATATGCACTGAGTTTTGTTGAAAACCGTTTAAAAATATTAGGGTATGTCGTTTGA
- a CDS encoding gamma carbonic anhydrase: protein MIYPYKGKEPEIAESAYIAENAVVTGDVKIGDETSIWFNSVIRGDVSPTIIGKKVSIQDNSVLHQSPNNPLIIEDEVTIGHQVILHSCKVRKGALIGMGSIVLDEAEIGEGAFIGAGSLVPQGKVIPPNMLAFGRPAKVIREINEEDRQDMERIVREYAEKGQYYKTAERIK, encoded by the coding sequence ATTATTTATCCGTATAAAGGCAAAGAACCTGAAATCGCCGAAAGCGCTTATATTGCTGAGAATGCTGTCGTGACAGGTGATGTCAAAATTGGCGACGAAACATCAATTTGGTTCAATTCCGTCATTCGCGGTGATGTATCCCCAACCATCATCGGGAAAAAAGTCAGTATACAGGATAACAGCGTCCTGCACCAAAGCCCAAATAATCCATTGATCATCGAGGATGAAGTAACCATTGGCCATCAGGTCATTTTACATAGCTGTAAAGTCCGTAAAGGAGCTCTGATCGGCATGGGATCGATTGTACTTGATGAAGCCGAAATCGGCGAAGGGGCCTTCATCGGTGCCGGCAGTCTCGTTCCCCAAGGTAAAGTCATTCCACCGAACATGCTGGCATTCGGACGCCCAGCTAAAGTCATTCGCGAAATCAACGAAGAAGATCGCCAGGATATGGAACGCATCGTTCGCGAATATGCCGAAAAAGGACAATACTATAAAACGGCGGAACGAATAAAGTGA
- the metK gene encoding methionine adenosyltransferase: MMSKKRLFTSESVTEGHPDKICDQISDSILDAILAKDANARVACETSVTTGLVLVAGEITTSAYVDIPRIVRDTIKGIGYTRAKYGFDAETCAVLSSIDEQSADIAAGVDKALEAREGNMSEEEIDAIGAGDQGLMFGFACNETEELMPLPISLAHKLSFRLAQVRKDETLAYLRPDGKTQVTVEYDENNRPVRVDTIVISTQHDAEITLEQIQADLKEHVIKAVVPAELIDAQTKYFINPTGRFVIGGPQGDAGLTGRKIIVDTYGGYARHGGGAFSGKDATKVDRSAAYAARYVAKNIVAAGLADKAEVQLAYAIGVAEPVSISIDTFGTGTVSEEVLVDLVRANFDLRPAGIIKMLDLRRPIYKQTAAYGHFGRTDVDLPWERTDKAETLKAQA; this comes from the coding sequence ATGATGTCAAAGAAACGTCTATTTACTTCTGAATCTGTTACAGAGGGCCATCCGGACAAAATTTGTGATCAGATTTCAGATTCCATTTTAGATGCTATCCTAGCTAAGGATGCAAATGCACGTGTTGCGTGTGAAACTAGTGTAACAACAGGTCTTGTACTTGTTGCTGGTGAAATTACAACGTCCGCTTACGTGGATATTCCGCGTATCGTTCGTGATACGATTAAAGGAATTGGCTACACACGTGCGAAATACGGTTTCGATGCTGAAACTTGTGCCGTGTTGAGTTCCATTGATGAGCAGTCTGCCGATATCGCAGCTGGTGTCGATAAAGCATTGGAAGCTCGTGAAGGAAACATGTCTGAGGAAGAAATCGATGCAATCGGTGCAGGGGACCAAGGTCTTATGTTCGGATTTGCTTGTAATGAAACAGAAGAGCTTATGCCGCTTCCGATTTCATTGGCGCATAAACTTTCATTCCGCTTGGCTCAAGTTCGTAAAGATGAAACTCTTGCTTACCTACGCCCTGATGGTAAAACACAGGTAACAGTGGAATATGATGAGAATAACCGTCCCGTACGTGTAGATACGATCGTTATCTCTACACAGCATGATGCAGAAATTACACTTGAACAAATTCAAGCAGATCTAAAAGAACATGTGATCAAAGCTGTCGTTCCAGCTGAATTGATCGATGCTCAAACTAAATACTTCATCAACCCTACTGGCCGTTTCGTAATTGGCGGACCTCAAGGGGATGCTGGTCTTACTGGACGTAAAATCATAGTCGATACTTACGGCGGATACGCTCGTCATGGCGGCGGTGCATTCTCTGGTAAGGATGCTACTAAAGTTGACCGTTCTGCTGCATACGCTGCTCGTTACGTTGCGAAAAACATCGTGGCAGCAGGCCTTGCCGACAAAGCGGAAGTTCAATTGGCATACGCAATTGGTGTGGCAGAGCCTGTATCGATTTCAATTGATACGTTCGGAACTGGTACAGTTAGCGAAGAAGTCCTTGTTGACCTAGTTCGCGCCAACTTCGACCTTCGTCCAGCTGGCATCATCAAAATGCTTGACCTTCGTCGCCCGATCTACAAACAAACAGCTGCATACGGACACTTTGGCCGTACAGATGTCGATCTTCCATGGGAACGTACGGACAAAGCAGAAACATTAAAAGCACAAGCGTAA